Proteins encoded within one genomic window of Acinetobacter sp. YWS30-1:
- the gspE gene encoding type II secretion system ATPase GspE, with the protein MQVLKQLQIPYSFAKRHGVLLRYEGDQAFIVRRDNTSMLALQEARRLLGHPAQYQHCTEQEFNQLLSSSFAGDSGESQQVAAGLEDHPDLLSLADSVPEAEDLMDQEDDAPIVRLINALLSEAIRVGASDIHVESFEKRLSVRLRVDGQLREIVQPRRELAPLLVSRIKVMAKLDIAEKRIPQDGRISLRLAGREVDVRVSTLPSSYGERVVMRLLDKQAGRLNMTHLGLMNNDYDRLKTLVHRPHGIILVTGPTGSGKTTTLYAALSDLNDGSKNILTAEDPVEYQLEGIGQTQVNTKVDMTFARALKAMLRQDPDVVMVGEIRDLETAEIAVQASLTGHLVLSTLHTNTAIGAVTRLKDMGIEPFLLSSSLIGVVAQRLVRTLCPHCATWKDADAFEKNLFEHIEHPQDLRLPQPHGCERCGNTGFSGRTAIYEIVPVDEHMRRLIHGNAAEYELETYARQQSGSIRDDGLRKVLTGKTTIEEVLRVTNEAAE; encoded by the coding sequence ATGCAAGTACTGAAACAATTACAAATCCCGTATAGCTTTGCGAAACGTCATGGTGTGCTGTTGCGTTATGAGGGAGATCAGGCTTTTATTGTCCGTCGTGATAATACATCTATGCTTGCATTACAGGAAGCACGCCGTTTGCTGGGTCATCCGGCCCAGTATCAACATTGTACAGAACAAGAATTCAATCAGTTACTCAGTTCCAGTTTTGCCGGCGATAGTGGTGAGTCACAGCAGGTCGCGGCTGGTCTGGAAGATCACCCGGATTTATTAAGCCTTGCTGATTCGGTCCCTGAAGCCGAAGATCTGATGGATCAGGAGGATGATGCGCCTATTGTCCGTCTGATCAATGCCTTGTTGTCTGAAGCAATCCGGGTTGGAGCTTCAGATATTCATGTGGAATCTTTCGAAAAACGACTTTCGGTACGCTTGCGTGTCGATGGGCAGTTGCGTGAAATTGTGCAGCCACGTCGTGAGCTGGCGCCATTACTGGTATCACGGATCAAGGTCATGGCCAAGCTGGACATTGCAGAAAAACGTATTCCTCAGGATGGACGTATTTCCTTGCGTCTGGCAGGGCGTGAAGTCGATGTCCGTGTTTCAACCTTGCCATCCTCTTATGGGGAGCGGGTGGTGATGCGATTGCTAGACAAACAGGCTGGCCGTCTAAATATGACTCATCTGGGCTTGATGAATAACGATTATGATCGACTCAAGACCCTGGTGCATCGTCCTCATGGCATTATTCTGGTGACTGGACCTACCGGTTCGGGTAAGACCACTACCTTATATGCAGCACTTTCTGATCTAAATGATGGTTCCAAAAATATCCTGACGGCTGAAGATCCGGTGGAATATCAGTTAGAAGGGATTGGTCAGACTCAGGTAAATACCAAAGTCGACATGACCTTTGCTCGTGCTTTAAAAGCCATGTTGCGTCAGGATCCGGATGTGGTGATGGTCGGTGAGATTCGTGATCTGGAAACCGCAGAAATTGCAGTTCAAGCCTCACTGACAGGTCACTTGGTATTGTCAACGCTGCATACCAATACTGCGATTGGTGCAGTGACCCGTTTAAAAGACATGGGAATTGAGCCATTCTTGCTATCCAGCTCCTTAATTGGGGTAGTTGCTCAGCGTCTGGTACGTACCTTATGTCCGCATTGTGCGACCTGGAAGGATGCGGATGCATTTGAAAAGAATCTGTTTGAACATATTGAGCATCCACAGGATTTAAGATTACCTCAACCGCACGGTTGTGAACGGTGTGGTAATACCGGCTTTAGTGGACGTACCGCCATTTATGAAATTGTACCGGTTGATGAGCATATGCGCCGTCTGATTCATGGTAATGCGGCTGAATATGAGCTGGAAACCTATGCACGTCAGCAATCTGGTTCAATTCGTGATGATGGTTTACGTAAAGTGCTGACTGGTAAAACGACTATTGAAGAAGTTTTGCGTGTGACCAATGAGGCGGCAGAGTAA